AGTGGTTAACTGCTGATTCACCGAGTCAAAGAGTTGGAGGACAGGTGCTAGATAATTTCACGAAAGTCACTCATCAAAGAATGATGTTATCATTAGGAAATATTTTTAATGAAGATGAACTGCGAGAATTTGATGATCGTATTCGTGAAATTTATCCTGATGTAGAATATGTTTGTGAATTGAAAATTGATGGTTTGGCGGTTTCATTAGTCTATGCTGATGGTCATTTGGATTATGGAGCAACTCGTGGAGATGGAACAATTGGTGAGGATATTACACATAATGTCAAGACAATTAAATCAATCCCGCTTTCTATTGATTATGATGGTGATTTTGAAGTACGTGGTGAGATTTTTATGCCTAAAAAATCATTTAATGAATTGAATCGTCAAAGAGAGGCTGCTGGAGAAACATTGTTTGCTAATCCTCGTAATGCGGCAGCTGGCAGTGTAAGACAATTAGATTCATCAATAGCTGCAAAACGTGGATTAGATGCATTTTTATATATGGTACCAACAGCCACAGAAGTGGGTTGTACAACCCATAAAGAGGCATTAGATTATATTAAGAAGTTAGGATTTAAGACTAATCCGATGACAAGAGTTTGTCAAAATATTCAGGAAGTTTGGGCTTTTATTCAAGAAATGACAGAAAAAAGAGAAACCCTTCCTTATGAAATCGATGGCATTGTCATTAAAGTCAATAATTTACAAAGACAAGAACGTTTAGGCTATACAGCCAAAGTTCCTAAATGGGCAATTGCATATAAATTTCCAGCTGAAGAAGTTGTGACAAAATTAAAGGATATTATTTTTACAATTGGTAGAACGGGACAAATTACGCCTAATGCAGTATTAGAACCAGTACGTGTGGCAGGAAGTACTGTCCAACGCGCAACATTACATAATGAAGATAATGTTAAACATAAAGATATTAGAGTCGGAGATTATGTTGTTGTTAGAAAAGCTGGAGATGTGATTCCAGAAGTTGTACGTGCTTTAAAAGAACGTCGTGATGGTAGTGAAAAAGCTTTTACGATGATTAGTGTTTGTCCTTATTGTGGCAGCAAATTGATAAGAAAAGATAATGAAGCTGCTTATTATTGTTTAAATGAGCAATGTGATTCTAAAAAGATTGAACGGATTATTCATTTTGCATCACGTGATGCTATGAATATAGAGGGTCTTGGAGAAAAGATTATTGAACAATTCTATAATTTAGGTTTTGTAAAATCGATTGAAGATATTTATGCTTTGTATAAACATGAACAAGAAATTATGGATATTGAAGGTTTTGGTAAGAAGTCAATGGATAATCTTGTTGCGGCAATTGAAAAGAGCAAAGAAAATTCTATGGAAAAACTTTTGTTTGGTCTTGGTATTAAAGGTATTGGGGCAAAGATGGCTGATAATTTATCTAAGGAATTAAAAAATATGGATGGCTTATTGACTGTTTCGACTGCTAAGCTTTTATCAATTAAAGATGTTGGAGAGACAATTGTTCAATCTATTAATCGTTTTAGAAGAGATCCAGCTTCATTAGAATTGATTGAGCATTTAAAAGCATTAGGATTGAATATGGAATATTTAAAAGAAACGTCATTGATTCAAGAGAGTATTTTTAATGGCAAGACAGTTTGTGTAACAGGTACTTTAGAGTTAATGACAAGAAAAGAAATCAAGGATTATTTGGCACGTCTTGGCGCTAATGTGACAGGGAGTGTATCTAAGAAAACTGATTTTTTAATCTGTGGTCGTGATGCTGGAAGTAAGTTGGAAAAAGCCAATCAGTTAGGTGTAACAGTTATGAGTGAAGAAGAATTTAAAGAGGAGGTGCAGTTATGAAAAAATTAATTTGTGTTGGTATGGCATTATTGTTGCTTGTTGGATGTCATCGTGCAAAAGAGTCAGTTCAGGGACAGACAACGAACAATACAGCTTCTATGGATTCTTTTGATGATTCTTATTATAAGATTGTTAGATTTGATGATAGTGAATTAAGAGAAGATTTTTATTTGGATTATGGTTCTACGAATGATTTTAAATCAATTGGTCGAGGACTGCAGTTACTTTCAGATGATTATTTTTCAACATCTAATCATTATATGAGTGAAGGTCAATATTTAAAATTATCTTTGGTCAAAGAAATGCTAAGTCGTAAGAGTGAAAATTCTTTACAGCCTCAAGATGGTACAACGATAGAGAATATTCAAAATCCAATTATGGTTCAAAATATTCAAGAACAAGATTATTATATTAAAGATGGTGATCGTTATACATTAAAAGGAATGGCTTTTACGATTGTCCTTGATCCACGTAAAAGTGATAATTCTCGTTTAGATGTCGCAATGAGTGATAAAGAAATAGAAAAGTACGGACGTGAATGTATTCAGAAATTTTATAAAGTCATTCAAAATGCTGATGATTTTAAGGATGTTAAGAATTTACCTATTTTATTGACAGTTTATCAGGCGACTGATAAAACAACAAGTACTGTTAATGGACATTATATATTAAAGAGTTATTGTCAAAAAGAAGTTGGAGAAATTTCTAAAGTGAATCAGGAAACTGTGCTTTTTGCAAGTGAAAGAGCGCAGGCAATTGATAAAACAACAAGTAATGATTTTGATACTATAAAAGCAAGCTTGAAAAATGCGGCAACTGAAGCAGCTGGATTTGTTGGTGAAGCAAGATATGAAAATGATGAAATTCAATCGATGGTTATTAATGTTCATCTCAATGTTAAAACAGCAACTGAACTTATGTATTTAACATCTATTGTTGCTGATGCGATTGATAATAAATTTACTTATGATTTTGATATCAAAGTATTGGTTTATTCACAGGATGAATTGGATGCTGTTATTATTAAAAATAAGGGCGAAAGTGCCCAGAGTTATAGTCTTGATTAGGGGGTATGAAAATGAATGATACTGAGAAAATGTTAAAACAGTTAGGTCGTAAAACGATGTTTGATGTAAGTGATGAAGAAATGCCGGCATTAGTTGAAGAATATAATGTCTTTATGAGTCATGTTAAAGCATTGGAAGATATTGATACAACGGATGTAGAGCCTTTGGCTTTTCCTTATGAAATAGAAACAACGTTTTTGCGTGAAGATGAAGCTGTTCATACAATTAGTCGTGAAGAAGCTTTAAAGAATGCAAAGAGTGTACAAGATAATCAAATTAAAGTACCAAAGGTGGTGGGGTAAATGATTCAATATAGTATAGAAGAACTTCATGATTTATTGGCTTCTGGTGAACTTAATCCTCAGGAGTATTATGATGAATTATTTCAAGAAGTTGAGTTTCAACAAGAGAGATTAAATGCTTTTGTAACAATTACAAAAGATAAAGCATATGATGATTTAAAAAACACACAATTTGATCATTTATTAAATGGGATACCCTATGTATTAAAAGATAATTATAATACCAAAGGAATTCGAACAACAGCGTCTAGCCGTATGTTAGAAGATTATACACCTATTTATAATGCACATGTTGTTGATTTGTTGACGAAGCAGGGTGTCTGTTTGATAGGAAAAGCATCGATGGATGAACTGGCAATGGGTGGAACAAATAAATCTGCGCTTACTGGACCAGTTTACAATCCATGGGATCATACACGTATTGCTGGTGGATCATCTGGAGGAAGTGCAGCACTTGTTGGCAGTGGCGTTGTGCCATTTGCCTTAGGAAGTGATACAGGAGATTCTATTCGTAAACCAGCAGGTTTTTGTGGGATTGTTGGATTTAAGCCAACATGGGGTCGTATTTCACGATATGGTGTCATCCCTTATGCATCAAGTTTAGATACAGTTGGAGCTTTTACGCGTAACGTTCGAGATATGGCGATTGTAACAGAAGCTCTTGCTGGACGTGATGAAAGAGATATGACATCAAGCACAAGAGAAGTTCCTCATTATTTAGAGAATTTAACAGATGATATTCGTCATTTGAAGATAGCGGTTTTGACATCAGTCAGTGATGAAATCAGAAATCCTGAAATTAAAGCAAATTTTGAACATGTTGTACAAACATTTAAAGAATTAGGAGCAACTGTTGAAGATGTAACTATGCCAACAACACTTATGCGTACATTACTACCAACGTATACAATTATTGCTAATTCTGAAGCAACAAGTAATCATTCTTGTTTAGATGGTATTAAATATGGAAATCGTCAGGCAGGTCAAACAACAGATGATGTTATGATTCATTCTCGTACTCATGGTTTTGGTGATCATATTAAACGTCGTTTTATTCTTGGTAATCTAGCTTTGGCAACTGAAAATCAGGAAAGAATGTTTAGAAAGGCACAACGTGTCAGAAGATTGATTGTTGAAGAATTGAATAAAATTTATCAGGATTATGATATTATCTTAACACCTAATGGGGGAAGTATTGCTCCTCGTGTTGATGAGGCAACTGATGATCGTTTAAGTGATGAATATCTCATTTTAGAGAATCATTTAAGTTTAGGTAATTTTGCTGGAACACCAAGTTTATCATTACCATCTGGTTTTGTTGATGGTATGCCGATTGCTGTGAATTTAATGGGTCGTCTTTTTGAAGAACAAACAGTTCTTAATTGTGCCTATGCATTAGAAAATGCATTAGGATTTAAAAATCAATATTCAAGGGAGGGGTAGAAGATGAATTTTGAACAGGTTATTGGATTAGAAGTCCATTGTGAATTGAAAACAAACTCTAAAATGTTTTCTGCTGCCCCAGTTACATTTGGGGAAGAACCCAATACAATGATTAATGAAGTAGATATGGGAATGACAGGAACAATGCCCGTATTAAATAAACGTGGTGTTGAGTTTGCCATTCGTGTATGCCATGCTTTACACATGGAAATAGATGAATTATTATGTTTTGATCGTAAGAATTATTATTATTCTGATTTACCTAAAGGCTTTCAGATTACTCAGGATAAAAGACCAATTGGTAGAAATGGTTATTTAGATATTGAAGTTGATGGACAAATGACACGGGTTGAAATTGAACGTTTGCATATGGAAGAAGATACTGCAAAACAATTCCATTTTGATGATTATTCTCTTATTGATTATAATCGTGCTGGTATTCCATTGATCGAAATTGTCACAAGACCTAATATTAGAAGTGGAGCCCAGGCAGCTGCTTACTTAGAAAAATTAAGACAGATTTTCTTATATACAGATGTTTCAGATGCAAAGATGGAAGAAGGATCAATGCGTTGTGATGTCAATATTTCTATTCGTCCATTTGGAAGTGAAGAATTTGGAATTAGAACAGAAATCAAAAACTTGAATTCTATTTCTAATGTCCAAAAAGCCATCGAATTTGAAGCAATGCGTCAAGAAAAAGTATTGATTCAAGGTGGTGAAGTTTTACAGGAAACAAGACGTTTTGATGAAGATACCAAAGAAACTGTCATGATGCGTGCTAAAGGGGATGCTGTTGATTATAAGTATTATACGGAACCTAATATTTTGCCTATTCGTCTTGATCATCAATGGGTGATGGATATTAAAGAAAACTTGCCAATGCTTGCAGAGGAAAGAGAAAAAATTTATATTGAGAATTATAGTTTACCAAAGACAGATGCACATATTCTTGTTTCTAGTAAAGATATTTCTGATTTTTATGAAGAAACAATTACAACATGTCAAGAATATAAATTGGTTTGTAACTGGTTATTAGGTGAAGTTCAGGCTTATTTAAATAAAGCAGGACTCACAATTCAGCAAACAAAGTTAACACCACTTTATTTAGGAAAAATGATTACATTTATTCAAGATGGAACAATTTCATCTAAACAAGCAAAAAAAGTCTTTGAATGTTTAATGGCTGAAGGAAAAGATCCTGAAATCATTATTGAAGAAAAAGGGATGAAACAAATTTCTGATGTTGAGACTTTAACACATATTATTAATGAAGTTCTTGATCAAAATGAACAGTCAATTCAGGATTTTGCTGCTGGTAAGGATCGTGCTGTAGGATTTTTAGTTGGTCAAATTATGAAGAAAACAGGTGGACAAGCGAATCCTAAAATTACAAATCAGCTTTTGATTCAATTGTTAAAAGAAAGAACAAAATAATGCCCTATACATTTGTGAGTATTTTTGGTACAATGAGAGAAAGTAGGTGAGATAATGGCAAAGAAATTTCAGTTTGATGATGAAGATGATATACCAGAAAGTGGATATCAGCAACCATCTCATATTGATGAATTAGAAAATATGAAGATGCAAGAATCAAGCGAACCAGTAGAAGATACATATGGATATACTGATGAATATGAAGATTTTGATGAAGAGGATAGTCAACCTATGAGTAAGAAAAAGAAAAAATTTGTATGGAAATGGTGGTATTATCTGTTAATTGCTTTGGCTGTTCTAATGATTGCATTTATTGTTTACATTTTTGTTTTGTCAAGTAATGATGGACCTGTTTATGGTAAAAGATGTGAAGGTTTAGTGACTATTCCTAAAGATTTACAAACAGCTGCGATAGATACGGTTAAGAAAGAGAATTCTGATGTTCAAGATATAACAATTGAAATCGCATGTCGTCAGGTCAAAGTGGATATTGTCTATAAGGATAAAATGGATACAAAAAAAGCTCAGAAAATTGCTGAAAATGCAGTTCAAACTTTAGATAAACTTGTTGGAAAAACCAAAGAAGAAGGAAAAACATATAGTACATTATTTGGAAAAATTGATAATGTTAATCAGTATGAAGTGAATTTATTCTTAACTTCTCAAAATAGTGATGATTTTCCAATCTATGGAACAAAGAATGTTCAAAATGATGAATTTTCTTATACACTAGCAAGTGTACGAGATAAAGATAGTGCTGAAAAAGCAAAAGAGACATTAAATGATAATTAAAAACGAGCATTGCTCGTTTTTTTTGGAGGACTTATGAAAAAAAACGAATATATTGAAGCAAAGTGTATTGATTATTCTCATGATGGACAAGGGATTGTTAAGGTAGAAGGATTTCCGGTTTTTGTTAAAAATATGTTGATTGACGAAGTTGGAAAAGTGAAAATTATTAAGGTATTAAAAAATTATGCTGTTGGACGTTTAATTGAACTTTATCATTCTCACCCATGTCGTCAAGAGGCACGATGTCCTTTATTTAAACAATGTGGTGGTTGTCATCTTCAGCATTTGTCAAAAGAAGGACAACAGGTATTTAAAACCAAACGAGTTCAGGATACATTGGAACGTATTGGACATTGTCATGTAGAAGTGCTGCCTTGTTTTATGATGGATGAACCATGGTTTTATAGAAATAAGGTTCAAGTCCCTGTAGGATATCAGAATAATAGATTGGTTAGTGGTTTTTATAAACAACATAGTAATGATATTATTCCTATGGAAAGATGCTATATTCAAAACGATGAATCCAATCAGTTGGTTAATCGTGCAAGGGAATTGCTTCAAGATGCTAAAGAAACAGCTTATGATAAGATAAGTCATAGTGGAAATATAAGACATATTCTTGTGAGATCAGCTTATGCAACACAACAACTTATGCTTGTTTTTATTACTTATCAAAAGACAATTAAGGATATTGATTTTATTATAAAAACATTACAATTAGAATTTCCACATTTACAAACAATTGTTCAAAATATTAATCAAAGACATGATAATGTTATTTTAGGAAAAGAAAATAAAATATTATGGGGTCCAGGTTATATAGAAGATCAATTGTTAGGAAATACATATCGTATTTCAACACAATCGTTTTATCAGATTAATCCTAAACAGGTAGAATATTTATATCAAAAAGCGATTGAATATGCACAGTTAAAAGCAACTGATGAAGTGATTGATGCATATTGTGGAATTGGAACAATTTCACTATCTATGGCACAATATGTTGATAAAGTTTATGGTGTTGAAATTGTTGAACAGGCAATTATTGATGCAAAAGAAAATGCTAAACGAAATCATATTCATAATGTTGAATTTACTTGTCAGGATGCTGGTGAATTTATGGTGAATTTTGCAAATGAAAACAAACATATTGATGTTGTGATGGTGGATCCACCACGTAAAGGATGTTCAGAAGTATTTTTAAATCAACTGATAACTTTATCACCAGATAGAATTGTCTATATTTCTTGTGATGTGGCTACTCAGGCAAGAGATATTGCGTATCTTCAAGAACATGGGTACCAGGCGGATATTTGTCAGCCAGTTGACATGTTCCCACAAAGTTATCATATTGAAAATATTGTGCGACTATCACTTAAAAAGTGATAGTTTTTTTTGTTATAAAGTTGATTAAGACAAGTATATTATTACATGATTATCCATTTTTTAACAGTACACAAAGTTGCATATAATCTTGTTTTATGCAACTTTGTATGCTAAAATAAATGTGTCATAAAAATGGTGGAGGTTAAAGAGATGAGAAGTGATAAACATATATACATGGCAATTGATTTAAAATCTTTTTATGCTTCAGTTGAATGTGTTGAAAGAAATCTTGATCCATTAACAACCCATCTTGTTGTTGCTGATTCAAGTCGAACTGAAAAGACAATCTGTTTAGCAGTTTCACCATCATTAAAAAAATATGGACTTCCAGGAAGAGCACGTTTATTTGAAGTTGTTCAAAAAGTCAAAGAAATCAATCAGGATAGACGAAGAAAAGCACCAGGATATCAACTGATTGGAGAATCCTATAAAGAAGCAGAATTACTCAATCATAAGCAACTCGCATTGTCATATATTATTGCACCACCAAGAATGGCTTTTTATTTGGATTATAGTGCCAGAATATATCAGATTTATCTTAAATATGTAGCACCTGAAGATATTCATGTTTATTCAATTGATGAAGTCTTTATTGATATGACAGGTTATTTGCATAGTTGTCATATGACGCCTAAAGAATTTGCCAAAAAGATTATTCTTGATATTTTTGAAACAACTGGACTCACTGCAACAGCAGGTATTGGAAGCAATTTGTATTTATGTAAAGTGGCGATGGATATTGTTGCTAAACATATTAAACCTGATGAACATGGTGTGAGAATTGCACAATTGGATGAATTGCGATATCGTCAGTATTTATGGAATCATCAGCCAATTACTGATTTTTGGAGAGTTGGTAGAGGTTATGCCAAGAAATTAGCCAATGTAGGCATTTATACAATGGGAGATATTGCGAAATGTTCAATTGGCAAAAGCAAGGACTATTATAATGAAGATTTGCTTTATCAGATGTTTGGTGTCAATGCAGAATTACTGATTGATCATGCCTGGGGTTATGAATCGTGTACAATGGCTGATATTAAGAATTATAAACCGGCTCATAATAGTATTGGAACTGGTCAGGTATTAAGTTGTCCTTATGATTTTGATAAAACAAAATTGGTTGTTAAGGAAATGCTGGATTTGTTATCGTTAGATTTGGTTGATAAAGGACTTGTAACTGATCAAATTGTTTTAACAATAGGATATGATATTGATAATTTGAAAAATAAACAATATCAGGGAGAAGTTGTGACTGATTATTATGGTCGTAAAATTCCTAAACATGCTCATGGAACTGCTCGTCTTGATCGACAGACAGCGTCTGGGTATCTTATGACAATAGCAGTTATGGAATTGTTTGATCGGATTGTAGATAAAAAATTATTTGTGAGAAGAATTCATCTTTCAGCTCATCATCTTGTTGATGAAGAAGTAATAGAAAATAAAGAATTTTTTCATCAAATAGATATTTTTACAGATTATGATGTTTTAAAGAAACAACAAGAAATGCAAAAACAAATTTTAGAGAAAGAAAAACGTCTGCAAAAAGCAACATTACAATTAAAGAAAAAATATGGTAAAAATGCTGTGCTTAAAGGAATGAATTTAGAAGAAGGAGCGAGAACCATTGAACGTAATGGAACGATTGGTGGTCATAAAGCTTAATGAAAGGAAGAAATATGAATTACATTCATGATTATTCAGATATCTTAAAAATAACTTATCAGAAATCTTCTCGTCATCCACATATGTCTAGAAAAGAAAGAGCTGCTCAATTTGCACCTTTTGCAGCTTTAACAGGGCATAAAGAAGTGATTAAGGAAACTGCTCGATTGACAGATTCAAAGAAGAGACTTGATGAGAATCAGAAAATTCTTGTTAATTACCAATTGCAGGAAATATTGCATCAATTGCCTCATCATCCTTATGTGAAAATAACATATTTTCAACCTGATGGATTCAAACAGGGTGGACACTATATAACGATTGTAGGTAATGTTTCAAAAATTGATGAATATGAACGTATCATTATTTTAGAAGATTATACAAAAATTTTGATAAATGACATTTATCAAATAGAATTGATTTCATAGAAAGTGCTATTCAATCTAAAAAGAGTTTATTGATGTTATCTTATGATTGCTAGTTATAGATGAATCGTGTAATATAAGAAAGGGAAATGAAGAATAGTGGTCATGAAATAAAGAACTTTAAGACAATGATAAAAAATCAAGATTGAAATATAAGGAGATAATGAATATGAAAAGAAATAACCCAAAAGTGGTGATTTCTCCTGAAGGAGAAACATGGCTTGATAAAGGACAAATGTGGATGTATAAAAATAATGTGATGGAATTAGATGATTCCATTGAAAATGGAGCATTGGTTGATATTGTGACAGTGAATGGAAAATATATGGGAACTGGTTTTCTATCTAAGCATAGTCATATTACTGTTCGTATTTTATCAAAAGATAGAAATGATGTATTGGATAGAAACTTTTTTAAAAAAAGAATTCAATTTGCTTATGATTTTCGTAAAACATTAGAAGCAGACAATATCACAAATTGCCGATTGGTTTTTGGAGAGGCTGATTTGCTTCCTGGTTTAACTGTAGATAGATACAATGATATTTTGGTTTGTCAAATCAGTTCATATGGATTAGAGAAGAGAAAAGATATGATCTATGAATTGTTAATGGAAGTTTTAAAAGAAGACCATCAGGATATTAAGGGGATTTATGAAAGAAATGACATTAAGGTTCGTAGTAAAGAAGGATTGCCATTAGAGAAGGGATACTGGAAGAATGCCGATTTACCAACAACGACTATTATTAGAGAAAATGGGATTCTTTTACATGTAGATATTGAAAATGGTCAAAAGACTGGATACTTTTTAGATCAAAAAGCCAATCGTTATTTATTAAGACAGATGGCACATGGGAAAAAAGTATTGGATTGTTTTAGCCATACGGGAGGATTTGCTTTAAATGCTGCTTATGGTCATGCAAAAGAAGTTGTTGCAGTAGATGTGTCTCAAACAGCTTTAGATCAGGGATATCATAATGCGTTGCTTAATTCTTTAGAAGATAAGATTACTTTTACTCAAGATGATGTCTTTGATTATTTAGATAAATGTAAAGTAGGACAATTTGATATCATTGTTTTAGATCCACCAGCTTTTACAAAATCACGCCGAACAATTGATCATGCTTATAACGGCTATAAAAAGATTAATATGAAAGCTATGAATCTTTTAAAAAAGGGTGGTTATTTACTGACTTGTAGCTGTTCACGTTTTATGGAAACAGATCATTTTGAAAAAATGTTAAGAGAATCTGCTTATGAGGCAGGAGTTACTTTAAAACAAGTATCTGTTACACAACAAAATCATGATCATCCGATTTTATGGACTATGGAAGAAACATCATATTTAAAATTTTATATTTTCCAAATCATTTAAAGAGTAGAATTTATTTTATTGATGATTGGATAGAAAAAGCAGTTATGATTGAAATGAAGAGCACCCCATAATTTGAACAAACAAATTATGGAGATGCACTTCAAAAATAACTGCTTTTTTTAAATTAGAAATGAATATATTTTTGAGGATCGATGAGTGAAGCGGCATCTTGATCACAAATGACAGTAAAATTAGGATGAAGTTTAAGAATCGTGGCTGGAACATCCTGATTAATAGGTTCATCTAAAAATCTTTGTAAGATTTCAGCTTTTTCTTTACCATTAACAATCATAACCAGATGTTTCACACGCATTAAACTTTTTGGCCCCATTGTCAAAGTAAATGGTTGGCGTGGTCGATCGCCATAAGTTGGATTAACAGCTTGCTTATCTTTAAAGTCAATACAATAAGTATAACTATCAAAAGGTGTACAACGTGGACAATTGCCACAGAAATGACCATCATGTCCTAGACCAATAACCATAACATCAATTCCACCAGCATTGCGGATTTCATTATCGTAATTTTGCCAATTATCAGGATTCATAATATGAATACGTTTATCAGGAATATGCGCATCACGAAAAAACAAATCCTGCATGTCTTTCCAGTTGGGTCCATATGGTTCGTCTATAAATGGATTTTCATCAAAGAGATAATATTGTATATCTTTGAATTTTTCTTGATCTTTAACATAGGGAATCATCATTTCATACATTGTTTTGGGTGATCGCCCAGATGTTAAAGAGATATTCACGCGCTTATCTTGCATCATTGCACCTAACAAAATAAACATAGCACTTTCACTCATTTTGTGTTCATTTTCTTCAATTATTAGTTTCATTTTTTTCTCCTTAATATAATGATTTTCATAATTTTAGTATAACGATTTTTTAACGGTGGGTCAAGATAACTGTATATAGTAAAAATAAATAATCATAACTATCCATAGTCAACACATACAATTTTAAAATGAATATAATCGCAACTGCTTTGCATTTGACTAATATCAATTATTTAAGACTTGAGTTTTGAATTCTTCATAACTGATATCCTGAAAAATAAGTTCAAAAACTTTATCCAACTGTTCCATTGTACATGTCTTTAACCACTCTAATGAACAGTTCGGATATTTTCCTTTGATGATTTTTAGACAGTTTTCTCGTTTTTCTTCTGCTTTTCCTTCAGCAATCCCACTTTTCTTAGATTGCATCATTC
Above is a genomic segment from Candidatus Stoquefichus sp. SB1 containing:
- the ligA gene encoding NAD-dependent DNA ligase LigA, producing MTFERLQEIKKLLNEYNYQYYVLDNPTVSDQEYDRLMQELQQIEMQHPEWLTADSPSQRVGGQVLDNFTKVTHQRMMLSLGNIFNEDELREFDDRIREIYPDVEYVCELKIDGLAVSLVYADGHLDYGATRGDGTIGEDITHNVKTIKSIPLSIDYDGDFEVRGEIFMPKKSFNELNRQREAAGETLFANPRNAAAGSVRQLDSSIAAKRGLDAFLYMVPTATEVGCTTHKEALDYIKKLGFKTNPMTRVCQNIQEVWAFIQEMTEKRETLPYEIDGIVIKVNNLQRQERLGYTAKVPKWAIAYKFPAEEVVTKLKDIIFTIGRTGQITPNAVLEPVRVAGSTVQRATLHNEDNVKHKDIRVGDYVVVRKAGDVIPEVVRALKERRDGSEKAFTMISVCPYCGSKLIRKDNEAAYYCLNEQCDSKKIERIIHFASRDAMNIEGLGEKIIEQFYNLGFVKSIEDIYALYKHEQEIMDIEGFGKKSMDNLVAAIEKSKENSMEKLLFGLGIKGIGAKMADNLSKELKNMDGLLTVSTAKLLSIKDVGETIVQSINRFRRDPASLELIEHLKALGLNMEYLKETSLIQESIFNGKTVCVTGTLELMTRKEIKDYLARLGANVTGSVSKKTDFLICGRDAGSKLEKANQLGVTVMSEEEFKEEVQL
- a CDS encoding CamS family sex pheromone protein, whose amino-acid sequence is MKKLICVGMALLLLVGCHRAKESVQGQTTNNTASMDSFDDSYYKIVRFDDSELREDFYLDYGSTNDFKSIGRGLQLLSDDYFSTSNHYMSEGQYLKLSLVKEMLSRKSENSLQPQDGTTIENIQNPIMVQNIQEQDYYIKDGDRYTLKGMAFTIVLDPRKSDNSRLDVAMSDKEIEKYGRECIQKFYKVIQNADDFKDVKNLPILLTVYQATDKTTSTVNGHYILKSYCQKEVGEISKVNQETVLFASERAQAIDKTTSNDFDTIKASLKNAATEAAGFVGEARYENDEIQSMVINVHLNVKTATELMYLTSIVADAIDNKFTYDFDIKVLVYSQDELDAVIIKNKGESAQSYSLD
- the gatC gene encoding Asp-tRNA(Asn)/Glu-tRNA(Gln) amidotransferase subunit GatC encodes the protein MNDTEKMLKQLGRKTMFDVSDEEMPALVEEYNVFMSHVKALEDIDTTDVEPLAFPYEIETTFLREDEAVHTISREEALKNAKSVQDNQIKVPKVVG
- the gatA gene encoding Asp-tRNA(Asn)/Glu-tRNA(Gln) amidotransferase subunit GatA, producing MIQYSIEELHDLLASGELNPQEYYDELFQEVEFQQERLNAFVTITKDKAYDDLKNTQFDHLLNGIPYVLKDNYNTKGIRTTASSRMLEDYTPIYNAHVVDLLTKQGVCLIGKASMDELAMGGTNKSALTGPVYNPWDHTRIAGGSSGGSAALVGSGVVPFALGSDTGDSIRKPAGFCGIVGFKPTWGRISRYGVIPYASSLDTVGAFTRNVRDMAIVTEALAGRDERDMTSSTREVPHYLENLTDDIRHLKIAVLTSVSDEIRNPEIKANFEHVVQTFKELGATVEDVTMPTTLMRTLLPTYTIIANSEATSNHSCLDGIKYGNRQAGQTTDDVMIHSRTHGFGDHIKRRFILGNLALATENQERMFRKAQRVRRLIVEELNKIYQDYDIILTPNGGSIAPRVDEATDDRLSDEYLILENHLSLGNFAGTPSLSLPSGFVDGMPIAVNLMGRLFEEQTVLNCAYALENALGFKNQYSREG
- the gatB gene encoding Asp-tRNA(Asn)/Glu-tRNA(Gln) amidotransferase subunit GatB, which encodes MNFEQVIGLEVHCELKTNSKMFSAAPVTFGEEPNTMINEVDMGMTGTMPVLNKRGVEFAIRVCHALHMEIDELLCFDRKNYYYSDLPKGFQITQDKRPIGRNGYLDIEVDGQMTRVEIERLHMEEDTAKQFHFDDYSLIDYNRAGIPLIEIVTRPNIRSGAQAAAYLEKLRQIFLYTDVSDAKMEEGSMRCDVNISIRPFGSEEFGIRTEIKNLNSISNVQKAIEFEAMRQEKVLIQGGEVLQETRRFDEDTKETVMMRAKGDAVDYKYYTEPNILPIRLDHQWVMDIKENLPMLAEEREKIYIENYSLPKTDAHILVSSKDISDFYEETITTCQEYKLVCNWLLGEVQAYLNKAGLTIQQTKLTPLYLGKMITFIQDGTISSKQAKKVFECLMAEGKDPEIIIEEKGMKQISDVETLTHIINEVLDQNEQSIQDFAAGKDRAVGFLVGQIMKKTGGQANPKITNQLLIQLLKERTK
- the rlmD gene encoding 23S rRNA (uracil(1939)-C(5))-methyltransferase RlmD, which codes for MKKNEYIEAKCIDYSHDGQGIVKVEGFPVFVKNMLIDEVGKVKIIKVLKNYAVGRLIELYHSHPCRQEARCPLFKQCGGCHLQHLSKEGQQVFKTKRVQDTLERIGHCHVEVLPCFMMDEPWFYRNKVQVPVGYQNNRLVSGFYKQHSNDIIPMERCYIQNDESNQLVNRARELLQDAKETAYDKISHSGNIRHILVRSAYATQQLMLVFITYQKTIKDIDFIIKTLQLEFPHLQTIVQNINQRHDNVILGKENKILWGPGYIEDQLLGNTYRISTQSFYQINPKQVEYLYQKAIEYAQLKATDEVIDAYCGIGTISLSMAQYVDKVYGVEIVEQAIIDAKENAKRNHIHNVEFTCQDAGEFMVNFANENKHIDVVMVDPPRKGCSEVFLNQLITLSPDRIVYISCDVATQARDIAYLQEHGYQADICQPVDMFPQSYHIENIVRLSLKK